A region from the Janthinobacterium agaricidamnosum genome encodes:
- a CDS encoding sigma-54-dependent Fis family transcriptional regulator translates to MYQPSATYRSAPFSSIADANTLPAGQDNVPVIIETSHQRSVAFGLSPTATPDFTPAGKSDLSLLIEQNRMLHTHALPAMETLYQQIVNTHNMVILTDANGVIVHSLGDDDFLEKANRVALQPGVAWSEQSRGTNAIGTAITEKVPTLVHADQHYLAANHFLTCSAAPITDHRGNVIGVLDVSSDQRSFHKHTMALVRMSALMIENQLFSATFEDAITVHFHARPEFIGTLMEGIASFTPGGRFLSANKNGLFQLGLSFAALQSHTFSSLFGLPVSALYEHYRTASPGLLNLCMHSGVRVYGRAQLRLSNSVFQHGFTASTDHSDINAVPAQVPAPASHAANAARRLSGLRYLRTGDPQLELVIEKVNKVLGRDIPILVMGETGTGKELLAQAIHNDSPRAMGPFIAVNCASIPETLIESELFGYEDGAFTGARKKGAIGKILQANGGTLFLDEIGDMPFGLQARLLRVLQERMVTPLGSSKSITVNVELICATNHNLRERMAKGLFREDLYYRLNGLVVKLPPLRERTDLDTVVKKILATEAPDTRYTVAPDILRLFHQHKWPGNFRQLTNLLRTAIVMAGDEHEICLRHMPDDFLDDIEMTQATAASASTDRMIAAGANLEEMEQSVILKSLDAHGGNVSATARALGVSRNTIYRKVPHLK, encoded by the coding sequence ATGTATCAACCATCAGCTACTTACCGTAGCGCACCGTTTTCGTCCATCGCGGACGCGAACACTTTGCCGGCAGGACAGGACAACGTCCCCGTCATCATCGAAACGTCCCATCAGCGTTCCGTCGCTTTTGGCCTGTCGCCCACGGCCACGCCCGACTTTACGCCAGCCGGCAAATCCGACCTGTCCTTGCTGATAGAGCAAAACCGCATGCTGCACACGCACGCGCTGCCCGCGATGGAAACCCTGTACCAGCAAATCGTCAACACACACAATATGGTGATCTTGACGGATGCCAATGGCGTAATCGTGCATTCGCTGGGCGACGATGATTTCCTGGAGAAAGCAAACCGCGTTGCCCTGCAGCCAGGCGTAGCGTGGTCGGAACAAAGCCGCGGCACGAATGCCATCGGCACGGCCATCACGGAAAAAGTACCGACTTTGGTCCATGCGGACCAGCATTACCTGGCTGCCAATCACTTTCTGACTTGTTCTGCGGCACCGATTACCGACCACCGGGGCAATGTCATCGGCGTGCTGGACGTCTCGAGCGACCAGCGCAGTTTTCACAAGCATACGATGGCCCTCGTGCGCATGTCGGCCCTGATGATCGAAAATCAGCTGTTTTCCGCCACCTTCGAAGACGCCATCACCGTGCACTTCCACGCGCGCCCCGAATTCATCGGCACATTGATGGAAGGCATCGCCTCGTTCACACCGGGTGGGCGGTTCTTATCGGCCAACAAGAATGGCTTGTTCCAGTTGGGCCTGTCATTTGCCGCACTACAATCGCACACGTTCAGCTCCCTGTTCGGCTTGCCAGTGTCCGCCCTGTACGAGCATTACCGCACGGCCTCACCCGGTTTGCTGAACCTGTGCATGCACAGCGGCGTGCGCGTGTATGGGCGCGCGCAGTTGCGCCTGTCCAATAGCGTCTTCCAGCACGGTTTTACTGCCAGCACCGATCACAGCGATATCAACGCCGTGCCGGCCCAGGTTCCCGCACCCGCCAGCCATGCGGCCAACGCGGCGCGCCGCCTGTCTGGCCTGCGCTACCTGCGCACGGGCGATCCGCAACTGGAACTGGTGATCGAAAAGGTCAACAAGGTATTGGGGCGCGATATTCCCATCCTCGTCATGGGCGAAACAGGCACGGGCAAGGAATTGCTGGCGCAAGCCATCCATAACGATTCGCCACGGGCCATGGGACCGTTTATTGCCGTCAATTGCGCGTCGATCCCGGAAACCCTGATCGAGTCCGAACTGTTCGGCTATGAAGACGGGGCGTTTACGGGCGCGCGCAAGAAAGGGGCGATCGGCAAGATCCTACAAGCCAATGGCGGTACCCTGTTCCTCGACGAAATCGGCGACATGCCTTTCGGCTTGCAGGCACGGCTATTGCGCGTGCTGCAGGAACGCATGGTCACGCCGCTGGGCAGCAGCAAATCGATCACCGTCAATGTGGAACTCATTTGCGCCACGAATCACAACTTGCGCGAACGCATGGCGAAGGGACTATTCCGCGAAGACTTGTATTACCGATTGAATGGCCTGGTGGTGAAACTGCCGCCCCTGCGCGAGCGCACGGACCTCGACACGGTCGTGAAGAAAATCCTCGCGACGGAAGCGCCCGACACGCGCTACACGGTGGCCCCTGACATCCTGCGCCTGTTCCACCAGCATAAATGGCCAGGCAATTTCCGCCAACTGACCAATCTGCTGCGCACAGCCATCGTCATGGCGGGCGACGAGCATGAAATCTGTTTGCGCCACATGCCCGACGATTTCCTCGACGATATTGAGATGACGCAAGCGACTGCCGCCAGTGCCAGCACGGACCGCATGATCGCAGCCGGCGCCAACCTGGAAGAGATGGAGCAAAGCGTGATCCTCAAGTCGCTTGATGCCCACGGCGGCAACGTCTCGGCCACGGCGCGGGCCCTGGGCGTGTCGCGCAACACGATCTATCGCAAGGTGCCGCACCTGAAATAG
- a CDS encoding porin, whose product MNTLSKLGSVGVMTIAAVGQAQAVDIKAGDWTVSVGGIVNAYYTQVSCSGDAVGGLALGGQALGCGGEKDRTTIGNGLLPNGLITSASSRLGEYDVKALIGIYNSTATDSAISQNSVVDVRQAFFTFGNAEMGTFKLGRDYGIFGANAILSDMTLLGSGAPVQATQRGRVTLGHIGAGYTYLGNYGQIMYSTPKSSGFGADVALVSPVSDTPIVAGSTYSSKSSPQVQAQLTYAQEGLKAWLGVKSQKFTSKTPGVDDLTMRGVEVGGSYQMGPAGVLLNFQGGKGLGILSDADQGDTKSKNWLLQGTYKTTDKLKLGLSYGISKNDDNTAGTGGLKSNANLTLGAYYSLNSAITLVGELGQTRSKGFTGGEAKMNGVSLGGIIFF is encoded by the coding sequence ATGAACACATTGAGCAAGCTGGGGAGCGTGGGTGTCATGACAATCGCAGCGGTGGGGCAGGCGCAAGCCGTCGATATCAAGGCGGGCGACTGGACCGTGTCGGTAGGCGGCATCGTCAACGCCTATTACACGCAAGTGTCGTGTTCGGGCGATGCCGTGGGCGGGCTGGCGCTGGGAGGCCAGGCGCTCGGTTGCGGCGGCGAAAAGGACCGCACCACCATCGGCAACGGCTTGCTGCCGAATGGCTTGATCACCTCGGCAAGCTCGCGCCTGGGCGAGTACGACGTGAAAGCCTTGATCGGTATCTACAACTCGACGGCCACGGACAGCGCCATCAGCCAGAACAGCGTGGTCGACGTGCGCCAGGCTTTCTTTACGTTCGGCAATGCGGAAATGGGCACCTTCAAGCTGGGCCGCGACTACGGCATCTTCGGCGCGAATGCGATCCTGTCCGATATGACCTTGTTGGGCTCGGGCGCACCGGTGCAGGCGACACAGCGGGGCCGCGTGACCCTGGGCCATATCGGCGCCGGCTATACCTATCTGGGTAACTATGGCCAGATCATGTACAGCACGCCGAAGTCCAGCGGTTTTGGCGCCGACGTGGCGCTGGTCAGCCCCGTTTCCGATACGCCCATCGTGGCAGGTTCGACCTATTCTTCGAAGTCGAGTCCGCAAGTGCAGGCGCAGCTGACGTATGCGCAGGAGGGCTTGAAAGCCTGGCTCGGCGTGAAGTCGCAAAAATTCACATCGAAAACGCCTGGCGTCGATGACCTGACCATGCGCGGCGTGGAAGTGGGCGGCTCGTACCAGATGGGACCGGCTGGCGTGCTGCTCAATTTCCAGGGCGGCAAGGGATTGGGCATTCTCTCCGATGCGGACCAGGGCGATACCAAATCGAAGAACTGGCTGCTGCAAGGCACGTATAAAACGACGGACAAGCTGAAGCTGGGCTTGTCCTACGGCATCAGCAAGAACGACGACAACACGGCCGGCACGGGCGGTTTGAAGTCGAACGCCAACCTGACCCTCGGTGCGTATTACTCGCTCAACAGTGCGATCACCCTCGTGGGCGAGCTGGGCCAGACGCGCTCGAAAGGCTTTACGGGCGGCGAAGCGAAGATGAATGGCGTATCCCTGGGCGGCATTATTTTCTTCTAA
- a CDS encoding FAD:protein FMN transferase, producing MQRRTFISAAIGSVAGMAGVILPGSMARGTATASGVRPYQGAALAFGTTVAVTVLHHDQRQAELAIEDALHAARSVDRLMSIYSPASQVFQLNRDGRLARPNAHLLTVLAQAQALSQWSDGAFDITVQPLWQLFRSAADLASLPAEASRREAQARVGWRQLAWDRREVRFLQPGMALTLNGLAQGYAADVALAAVQARGIRHALLDTGEFIARGQRSVRRPWTLGIQDPRDAEILAATLKVEGRSVATSGDYECTFTPDFVHHHIFDPAKGDSPGELASVTVLAPTGLLADGLSTTFMVTGAARAHAMAAHMQGVDLMTIDKSGQRKMSPGFPRLL from the coding sequence ATGCAGCGTAGAACCTTTATTTCCGCAGCGATTGGCAGCGTGGCCGGCATGGCGGGCGTGATCTTGCCTGGCAGTATGGCGCGCGGCACGGCTACGGCATCCGGCGTGCGCCCTTATCAAGGTGCCGCCCTGGCGTTTGGCACGACGGTCGCCGTCACCGTGTTGCATCACGACCAGCGCCAGGCCGAACTGGCCATCGAAGACGCCTTGCATGCGGCCAGGAGTGTCGACCGCCTGATGAGCATTTACAGTCCTGCCAGCCAAGTCTTCCAGCTGAACCGCGATGGCCGCCTGGCCCGGCCGAATGCCCATCTGCTGACGGTGCTGGCGCAGGCGCAAGCCTTGTCGCAATGGAGCGACGGGGCGTTTGATATCACCGTGCAACCCTTATGGCAGCTGTTTCGGTCGGCGGCAGACCTGGCGAGCCTGCCTGCGGAAGCATCGCGCCGCGAAGCGCAGGCGCGGGTAGGCTGGCGGCAACTGGCATGGGATCGCCGCGAAGTGCGTTTTCTTCAGCCCGGTATGGCGTTGACCTTGAATGGCCTGGCGCAAGGCTATGCGGCCGACGTGGCGCTGGCGGCCGTGCAGGCGCGCGGCATACGGCACGCGCTGCTCGACACGGGCGAGTTCATTGCGCGCGGACAGCGCTCCGTGCGCCGTCCGTGGACCCTGGGCATCCAGGACCCGCGTGATGCGGAAATCCTGGCGGCCACCTTGAAAGTGGAGGGGCGCAGCGTGGCCACGTCGGGCGATTACGAATGCACGTTTACGCCCGACTTCGTGCATCACCACATCTTCGATCCTGCGAAAGGCGATTCGCCGGGCGAACTGGCCAGCGTGACCGTGCTGGCGCCTACCGGCTTGCTGGCCGATGGCTTGTCGACGACCTTCATGGTGACGGGGGCCGCGCGTGCGCATGCGATGGCCGCGCACATGCAGGGCGTTGACCTGATGACCATCGACAAGTCGGGCCAGCGCAAGATGTCGCCCGGCTTTCCCCGTCTACTCTAG
- a CDS encoding 4Fe-4S binding protein, producing the protein MLTKAELARRFPAPLVVGDKEAELPVWPLFKQNATATELVGYVFESVDLAPIPGFSGVPVNLLIAINPQGSFLDVSVLSQHEPVFLDGLGEAPLFQFVKQYQGLSLKQNIAIDARKKRAADATHADIDGVSKATASVRIINQSVLASALKVSRKKLGFAQGRDPDQIARIRMDVFEKLSVAKMLEQGLIQHVRLSNKDVETLFAGSPGAGLDAEAQREPDGLFIDLYLAYVSVPTVGRNLLTERSWNKLRNRLDEDDHAILVMSRGRYSVLGDDFVRGTVPDRLLLKQDGLPIDMRDLDLELSLSDAGPLPTENIAVFRVISQAGLDAASPLAFSLPITRSKGIVYPERIARNVDFSYRLPAGFYTAPQGNDASWRGTWKGRQTELLILLAGLALLAGALAWQKRLVRNGRQFAWFRRLFLLLTIGFIGYYAQGQLSIVNITGLIQALLAGRSLGFFLFDPMTVILWAFVLLSLFIWGRGTFCGWLCPFGALQEFTGKLGQWLRLPQWKIKPRLDGRLKWIKYGLLAAILASSMFSSQITDKLVELEPFKTAITLNFVRAWPFVAYAVGLLLLSSVSYKFFCRYLCPFGAALALLGRFRLFNWIPRRKECGTPCQTCRHRCEYHAIAPSGKVDYGECFQCMDCVVIYASDEKCAPLMLEIKRARTIPIVRATAEESSNAA; encoded by the coding sequence GTGCTCACCAAAGCCGAGCTGGCGCGGCGCTTCCCTGCGCCCCTCGTCGTCGGCGACAAGGAAGCCGAGCTGCCCGTCTGGCCCCTGTTCAAGCAAAACGCCACGGCCACCGAGCTGGTCGGCTATGTCTTTGAGTCGGTGGACCTGGCGCCGATTCCCGGCTTTTCCGGTGTGCCCGTCAATTTATTGATCGCCATCAATCCTCAGGGTAGTTTTCTGGACGTATCCGTGCTGTCGCAGCACGAACCCGTGTTTCTCGATGGCCTAGGTGAAGCGCCGCTGTTCCAGTTCGTCAAACAGTACCAGGGCCTGTCGTTGAAACAGAATATCGCCATCGATGCCAGGAAGAAGCGCGCCGCCGATGCCACGCACGCCGATATCGACGGCGTGTCGAAGGCGACGGCCTCCGTGCGCATCATCAACCAGAGCGTGCTGGCGTCCGCCTTGAAAGTGTCGCGCAAGAAACTCGGCTTTGCGCAGGGGCGCGATCCGGACCAGATCGCCCGCATCCGCATGGACGTGTTCGAGAAACTCAGCGTGGCAAAGATGCTTGAGCAGGGCTTGATCCAGCATGTGCGCCTGAGCAACAAGGACGTCGAAACCCTGTTTGCCGGCAGTCCCGGCGCGGGACTCGATGCCGAGGCGCAGCGCGAGCCGGACGGCCTGTTCATCGATCTGTATCTGGCCTATGTCTCCGTGCCCACGGTGGGACGCAATCTGTTGACGGAACGCAGCTGGAACAAGCTGCGCAACCGGCTCGACGAGGACGACCACGCCATCCTCGTCATGTCGCGCGGGCGCTACAGCGTGCTGGGCGACGATTTCGTGCGCGGCACCGTGCCGGACCGGTTGTTGCTGAAGCAGGATGGCTTGCCCATCGACATGCGCGACCTGGACTTGGAATTGAGCCTGTCCGATGCGGGACCGTTACCAACGGAAAATATTGCCGTATTCCGTGTCATCAGCCAGGCGGGGCTCGATGCAGCCAGCCCGCTGGCATTTTCTCTCCCCATCACGCGCAGCAAGGGCATCGTGTATCCGGAACGCATCGCGCGCAACGTCGATTTCAGCTACCGTCTGCCGGCCGGGTTTTATACGGCGCCGCAAGGCAACGATGCCAGCTGGCGCGGCACGTGGAAGGGGCGCCAGACTGAGCTGTTGATCTTGCTGGCCGGGCTGGCGCTGCTGGCCGGCGCCTTGGCCTGGCAGAAACGCCTGGTGCGTAATGGCCGGCAATTTGCATGGTTCCGCCGCCTGTTCCTGTTGTTGACCATCGGCTTCATCGGCTATTACGCCCAGGGGCAATTGTCGATCGTCAACATCACAGGGCTGATCCAGGCGCTGCTGGCGGGGCGCAGCCTGGGCTTTTTCCTGTTCGATCCGATGACGGTGATTCTCTGGGCTTTCGTTCTGCTCAGCCTGTTCATTTGGGGCCGCGGCACGTTTTGCGGCTGGCTGTGTCCGTTTGGCGCCCTGCAGGAATTCACGGGCAAGCTGGGCCAGTGGCTGCGCTTGCCGCAGTGGAAGATCAAGCCGCGCCTCGATGGGCGCTTGAAATGGATCAAGTATGGCTTGCTGGCGGCCATTCTGGCCAGCAGCATGTTTTCCAGCCAGATCACGGACAAGCTGGTGGAACTGGAACCGTTCAAGACGGCCATCACCCTGAACTTCGTGCGCGCCTGGCCCTTCGTCGCGTATGCCGTGGGCTTGCTGTTGCTCAGCAGTGTTTCCTACAAATTCTTTTGCCGCTACCTGTGCCCGTTCGGTGCGGCGCTGGCGCTGCTGGGACGCTTTCGCCTGTTCAACTGGATTCCGCGCCGCAAGGAATGCGGCACGCCATGCCAGACTTGCCGCCACCGTTGCGAGTATCACGCCATCGCGCCGAGCGGCAAAGTCGATTATGGCGAATGTTTCCAGTGCATGGATTGCGTGGTGATTTACGCCAGCGATGAAAAATGCGCACCCTTGATGCTGGAAATCAAGCGCGCCCGTACCATTCCCATCGTCCGGGCCACGGCAGAGGAGAGCAGCAATGCAGCGTAG
- a CDS encoding PQQ-dependent methanol/ethanol family dehydrogenase gives MGILIGLGVASLAQAADVGNVTTAMLDSTAKNPSSVLSFGMGTQGQRYSPLTQINDKTVAKLVPAWSFSFGGEKQRGQESQPLIHNGKMFVTASYSRIFAVDLKTGAKLWKYEHRLPDGIMPCCDVVNRGAALYGNLVIFGTLDAYLVALDQNTGKIVWKEKVDDYAAGYSMTAAPLIAEGLLLTGVSGGEFGIVGRVEARNPMTGDLVWSRPTVEGHMGHRYDKDGKAIDNGVSGTVNKTWPGDLWKTGGASTWMGGTYDPQTKLAYFGTGNPAPWNSHLRPGDNLYSSSTVALDVKTGQIKWAYQNTPNDAWDFDGANEFVTFDMDGKRYGGKADRNGFFYVIDAANGKLQNAFPFVKKITWASSIDLKTGRPNYIAAGRPGDPTKGEEGKKGSTVFAAPAFLGAKNQMPMAYSPQTKLFYVPANEWGMDIWNEPISYKKGGAFLGAGFTIKPLFDDYIGAMRAIDPKTGKIVWEIKNNAPLWGGVMSTAGNLVFYGTPEGFLKAVDAKTGKELWKFQTGSGVVAPPVTWQDGDTQYVAVVSGWGGAVPLWGGEVAKKVNFLEQGGSVWVFKLASK, from the coding sequence ATGGGGATACTCATCGGTTTGGGTGTGGCATCGCTGGCCCAGGCGGCCGATGTGGGCAATGTCACCACCGCCATGCTCGACAGCACGGCGAAGAATCCGTCCAGCGTGCTGTCGTTCGGCATGGGCACGCAGGGCCAGCGCTATTCGCCGTTGACGCAGATCAATGACAAGACCGTGGCCAAGCTGGTGCCGGCCTGGTCGTTCTCGTTTGGCGGCGAAAAACAGCGGGGCCAGGAATCGCAGCCGTTGATTCACAACGGCAAGATGTTCGTCACGGCATCGTATTCGCGCATCTTTGCCGTCGACCTGAAAACGGGCGCCAAGCTGTGGAAATATGAGCATCGCTTGCCGGACGGCATCATGCCCTGCTGCGACGTGGTCAACCGCGGCGCCGCCCTGTACGGCAACCTGGTGATCTTCGGCACGCTCGACGCCTACCTGGTGGCGCTGGACCAGAATACGGGCAAGATCGTCTGGAAGGAGAAAGTCGACGACTATGCGGCCGGTTACTCGATGACGGCGGCGCCGCTGATCGCCGAAGGTTTGCTGCTGACGGGCGTGTCGGGGGGCGAATTCGGCATCGTCGGCCGGGTCGAGGCGCGCAACCCGATGACGGGCGACCTCGTGTGGAGCCGTCCGACGGTGGAGGGCCATATGGGCCACCGCTACGACAAGGACGGCAAGGCCATCGATAACGGCGTATCCGGCACTGTGAACAAAACCTGGCCGGGCGACCTGTGGAAAACGGGCGGCGCCTCGACATGGATGGGCGGCACCTACGATCCGCAGACCAAGCTCGCGTATTTCGGCACGGGCAACCCGGCGCCGTGGAACAGCCATCTGCGTCCCGGCGACAACCTGTACTCGTCGTCCACCGTGGCGCTGGACGTGAAAACGGGGCAGATCAAGTGGGCGTATCAGAATACGCCGAACGATGCCTGGGATTTCGACGGCGCCAACGAGTTCGTCACCTTCGACATGGATGGCAAGCGCTACGGTGGCAAGGCTGACCGCAACGGTTTCTTCTACGTCATCGATGCGGCCAACGGCAAGCTGCAGAATGCCTTTCCGTTCGTCAAGAAAATCACCTGGGCCAGCAGCATCGACCTGAAGACGGGCCGGCCGAACTATATCGCAGCCGGCCGCCCTGGCGACCCGACCAAGGGAGAAGAAGGCAAGAAGGGTTCGACCGTGTTTGCCGCGCCGGCTTTCCTCGGTGCAAAAAACCAGATGCCGATGGCGTACTCGCCGCAAACCAAGCTGTTCTACGTGCCCGCAAATGAATGGGGCATGGATATCTGGAACGAGCCGATTAGCTACAAGAAGGGCGGCGCCTTCCTCGGCGCCGGTTTTACCATCAAGCCCTTGTTTGACGACTACATTGGCGCCATGCGCGCCATCGATCCGAAGACGGGCAAGATCGTCTGGGAAATCAAGAACAACGCGCCGCTGTGGGGCGGCGTGATGAGCACGGCCGGTAATCTGGTGTTCTACGGCACGCCGGAAGGCTTCCTGAAAGCCGTCGACGCGAAGACGGGCAAGGAGCTGTGGAAATTCCAGACGGGTTCCGGCGTCGTGGCGCCGCCCGTCACCTGGCAGGATGGCGACACGCAATACGTGGCCGTCGTCTCCGGCTGGGGCGGCGCCGTGCCGCTGTGGGGCGGCGAGGTGGCGAAGAAGGTCAACTTCCTGGAACAGGGCGGTTCCGTGTGGGTCTTCAAGCTGGCGTCGAAGTAA